The genome window AGGATATCTTTTTCTGATTTTTCGATGCCATGGGATCTTAGAATAACTATGGAATTGGGGGTAAGTTCATCGGTATTGGTTAATACATCTACACCTTTTGACTGTAGTTCTTTTACAAGCTGAGGGTTATGAATAATGGGACCCAAAGTATAGATTTTTTGATGTTCTGTTGCGGCATTGTTGACTATTCTAACAGCTCTTTCCACTCCGAAACAGAAGCCTGAATGTTGCGCTACATAGATCTCCATATACTAAAACCCTTTTTCTTTTATGATCTGTTCTATCTTTAAGATGACTTCATCTATGGTAAGACCAGTAGTATCGATCTCTATTGCGTCCTCTGCTTTTTTTAAAGGGGCACTATTTCGGTTGATATCTGCATGGTCTCTTTTTATAATCTCTTCTAATACAGAGGGGAATTCTACAGCTAACCCATTTTCTAACATTTCCAAGTAGCGTCTTTTGGCTCTTTCCTCTGGGGAAGCGGTAAGAAAAATCTTAATGGGAGCTTCAGGCATGACGACAGTGGCTATATCCCTACCATCCATGATAACTGGGGAGTTTTTTGCTAAAAGCTTCTGTTTTTCTGTAAGAATTTTTCTTATTTCTGGTAAGGCTGAGACCTCACTGGTTTTTGCTGTGACTTCAGGTAGCCTAATCTCATTGGTTACATCTAATATATTGTTGTTAACTTTAACAAAAACTTTTTTGTCTTTTATGGTAATTTCAACGTTGTTTAAAAAATCGATAAGGGACTGGGGTGTTAGATTGTATTTTAACAAAAGCCACGCAGCTGATCTGTAAAAGGCACCGGTATCGACGTAGGTCAAGCCGTATTTTTCAGCAATCTTTTTCGATATTGTACTTTTACCGCTCCCAGCAGGTCCGTCTATAGCTATTTTAAGCAATGGTTACCTCTAAAGACTTTATTTTGTCGAGGAAATCAGGGAAAGATACATCTATAGCATCTATTTCGTCAATAGAAATATTGCCAAACCTTTTGGCTAAGAGTATATTGATCATGGCAATTCTATGGTCATCAAAGGATTTAAGTAGTATATCACCTTTTTTAAGCTCTTTTAGCGGGTAAACTTTCAAACCATCTGGGTACTCTTCCACTTCACCACCTATAGCTTGAATATTATAAACAATAGACTTTATCCTATCTGATTCTTTGACCCTTAGTTCTTCTGCATCTCTGATCTCAAGTGGAGCTTCTGAGAAGAGCCCTAAAGTGGCTAATATGGGGATCTCATCTATTATGTTGGGTATTATTTCACCCGATACTTTGCCCCCTTTTAATCTTTTATGTTTTATAAAGATATTACCTGTTGGTTCCGCTTTGCTATCTGTATAATTTACTTCTATGTATGCTCCTAGTTCTTGGAGTATCTTTAAAAAGCCCGTTCTCGTTGGGTTCAAGCCTACACCTTTTATCTCTATCTCTGAATGTTCAAACATGATGGAAGCACCAAGAAAAAAAGCAGCTGAGGAGAAATCACCTGGGACAATCAGTTTTTGTGGGTATAATTCTTCTGGTCCTTTGACGGTGATCTTTTTTCCGTCTACAGATATATCCACACCAAAATCCCTTAGCATTGTTTCTGTATGGTTTCTTGTGGTTTCTTTTTCTGTGTAACTGGTGTA of Calditerrivibrio sp. contains these proteins:
- the cmk gene encoding (d)CMP kinase codes for the protein MLKIAIDGPAGSGKSTISKKIAEKYGLTYVDTGAFYRSAAWLLLKYNLTPQSLIDFLNNVEITIKDKKVFVKVNNNILDVTNEIRLPEVTAKTSEVSALPEIRKILTEKQKLLAKNSPVIMDGRDIATVVMPEAPIKIFLTASPEERAKRRYLEMLENGLAVEFPSVLEEIIKRDHADINRNSAPLKKAEDAIEIDTTGLTIDEVILKIEQIIKEKGF
- the aroA gene encoding 3-phosphoshikimate 1-carboxyvinyltransferase, yielding MTVTFDKVYTLKGSVTVPSDKSITHRAFIFSAMATGISEVLTPLMSRDTIATMNAMMAAGVEFKKIENGFKICSKGYKHFQEPSDVINCENSGTTSRLITGVFAPRSKYIVLTGDSSLRRRPMDRVKKPLSEMGADIRLRADRFLPMTILPAKMYPADIVATVNSAQVKSAVLIAGLQLEGYTSYTEKETTRNHTETMLRDFGVDISVDGKKITVKGPEELYPQKLIVPGDFSSAAFFLGASIMFEHSEIEIKGVGLNPTRTGFLKILQELGAYIEVNYTDSKAEPTGNIFIKHKRLKGGKVSGEIIPNIIDEIPILATLGLFSEAPLEIRDAEELRVKESDRIKSIVYNIQAIGGEVEEYPDGLKVYPLKELKKGDILLKSFDDHRIAMINILLAKRFGNISIDEIDAIDVSFPDFLDKIKSLEVTIA